One Caretta caretta isolate rCarCar2 chromosome 6, rCarCar1.hap1, whole genome shotgun sequence genomic region harbors:
- the LOC125638938 gene encoding LOW QUALITY PROTEIN: zona pellucida sperm-binding protein 1 (The sequence of the model RefSeq protein was modified relative to this genomic sequence to represent the inferred CDS: inserted 2 bases in 2 codons): protein MSDHPIILDSVRLAYAQMRCDPIRMTEAFVIFHFPLMQCGTTVPVTGDKLIYENELISGIDIQTGPDGSIIWDSLFVLHARCIYNASDFLPVQVEVFLPPTPAQVTQAGPLRLELHIATDLSYRSYLTERDYPXVKVLRDPVYMEVRILQRTDLSLVLVLHQCWAXPSANPLQQPQWPILVDGCPFLGDNYRAQLVPFLGDNYRAQLVPVGSELPFPTHHQRFVLSTFAFVDSASQIALDGEVYLFCSTFACCPSQLELCRTMCPSGAAIGGRRFLYIGNGTGEPQDLVSSHGPVIFQESPGPHREQVYENTDPVSRLDLTPVLLAVLSLVAVASLIVVTLLCRRKSWMTRSQRLSRGSLSNKGGK from the exons ATGTCTGATCACCCCATCATCCTAGACAGTGTCCGGCTAGCCTATGCCCAGATGAGGTGTGATCCCATCAGGATGACAGAGGCTTTTGTGATTTTCCACTTCCCTCTCATGCAGTGTGGCACCACAGTCCCG GTGACTGGGGACAAACTGATCTATGAGAACGAGCTGATCTCAGGCATTGACATTCAGACTGGGCCAGATGGTTCCATCATCTGGGACAGCCTCTTCGT CCTCCATGCTCGCTGCATCTACAATGCCAGTGACTTCCTGCCAGTCCAGGTCGAGGTCTTCTTGCCCCCCACACCTGCTCAAGTCACCCAGGCAGGACCCCTCCGGCTTGAGCTGCACATCGCCACAG ACCTGAGCTACAGATCCTATCTCACAGAGAGAGACTACC GGGTGAAGGTGCTCAGGGACCCTGTCTACATGGAGGTTCGCATCCTGCAGAGAACAGACCTGTccctggttctggttctgcaccagTGCTGGG ACCCAAGTGCTAAccccctgcagcagccacagTGGCCCATCCTGGTGGACGG GTGTCCATTCTTGGGAGACAACTACAGAGCCCAGCTTGTGCCATTCTTGGGAGACAACTACAGAGCCCAGCTTGTGCCCGTGGGCTCTGAGCTGCCCTTCCCAACTCACCACCAGCGCTTTGTCCTCTCCACCTTTGCCTTTGTGGACTCAGCCTCCCAGATAGCACTTGATGGAGAG GTGTACCTCTTCTGTAGTACCTTTGCCTGTTGTCcctcccagctggagctctgCAGGACCATGTGCCCATCAGGGGCTGCTATAG GAGGCCGCCGGTTTCTGTATATTGGAAATGGGACAGGAGAGCCCCAGGACCTAGTGAGTTCTCACGGACCTGTGATCTTCCAGGAGAGTCCTGGGCCACACAGAGAGCAAGTCTATGAGAACAC ggacCCTGTCTCCAGACTGGACCTGACTCCTGTGCTTCTGGCTGTACTGTCTCTGGTGGCTGTGGCCTCCCTCATTGTTGTGACCCTGCTCTGCAGGAGAAAGAGCTGGATGACAAGATCCCAAAGGCTCTCTAGGGGCTCACTGTCAAACAAGGGTGGAAAATAA